The Deinococcus puniceus genome segment GCCACGTATCGCGCGGAATGCTGAGCAGGTTGGTGGTTCCGTCGGGGCGCAGTTGGGCCAGCAGCAGCGTGTCGGCAGCCCCACTGTAGTCTTCGGGAAGAGCAGGATAGGGCCACACCGCGCTGGGCGGATATTTGGGGGCCACGCCTGCCAGCAGCACCGTGACCGGAGCGTCGGCCTTGCGGGGCAGCGCGCCGTACCGGGCGAACGCCGGAAAAGCTGGAGAGCAGAGGGCCACAGCCCCCGCCAGAGCAACAAGAACAACCACACCAAAGCGCACAGGGCGAGTGTAGCGGGCGCAGGGCTGCCGCGCCAACATCCCAAAGATGCAGTGCTGTAGGGGAAATGGCAGTCAGTTGGGGTGTGGGTTGTTCGGGTTGGCTAGCGAAGGTCTAAGGGTCTAGGGTCGAAGGGTCTAAGAAGGGCAAAACCGATGCGCCTAAAAATGCACTGTCCTCCCCTCAAGGGGGGGCATTGCGAAGCAACGGGGGGGTTCACCCACCACCTTCAATCGACTTCCCCGCCTGCCCCACTCAGCCATCCCGGAAGCTCGGCGGGCTGAGCCTTGTTCCAAAAGAAGGCGAATTCGCGGGCGTATCCGGCAGTGGCGGCGGGGGCCGAAGTCGCCAGCGTGTATTCGTTCAGGCCACGCGGCGTCCACGAGGAATAGTGCAGGTTCTGAGAACCGACCAGCAGCATTCTGCCGTCCAGCAGCAGGGTTTTGGCATGCACAGCGCCCGGATACCAGCGGGCTTCCAGCCGGTCTGCCACGCCCCGGCGTTCCAGTTCGCGGCGCAGTACGGCTAGTCCCACCCGGTTTTCCAGCCCCAGAAAGCCGTGTTCGTACAGCAGGGCGCGGATCTGTACGCCCCGGCCCGCAGCGTCGGCCAGCGCCTCCATCCACGGCAGCGCCTCGTCAAAAGTACACAGGCCCGGATTCAGCAGCGCCAGATTGCAGCCCACGCTCATGCTGAACGACACGTGCATCAGGTCTATGGTCTGGGTGGCCGCGCCGATCATGTTCACAGTGGCGTCGTCGGCGGCGCGGAAGCCCTCGCGGCGGTACAGGCTGAACACGCGCTCCCGGCCCTTCACACCAATTTGAACTTGGTCGGTGCCCTGCGGATGCGTGGCTTTGGCCGCCTCTCCCAGTCGGCAGGCCCGCTGTACGGTGGCCGCCGTCACGTCCGGGGCGCAGCTCAGCAAGCTGCTGCGCGTCCAGAGATCATCGAACACGTTCAGGCCATCGGCGGCGACGGGGCCGCGCACCCGCACGCCGAGGTCACGCACGTTGCCGCCGTAGCCCCCATTCTTGGCCGAATCCAGATGCAGCGGCCCCACGTTGAAGCCCATCACGGTCAGGTCTACGCCGTCGGTGACCAGCAATTTGGCGTGACTGTGAGGAAAAGTGCCGCTGTAGTTGGCGACTTCTACGCGCCACTTGCGGGCCGCATCGGTCAGGGGGACGCCAGCCGCCAGCAGGTCGCGGGCCGCCGCGTACACCTGTGGCCCCCAGTCCAAATTCACGGGCACCGGAAAATTCCCCAGCGCAATCCGCACGGTCACGCCGTCTGGGTAAGCGGCAGGATTGGCCCGCACCTGTTCGTACAACTGCGCTACGCCGCCCGCCAGCACCGCTCCCGGCCCCCGCCCCGGCTCATCGTCCCATTCCATGACCGCAAACAGCACTTCCCGTTTCGCGTCTGCCATTTGCGCGGCCAGCCCGTCGAACCCGCCGTGTGGGGTGGGGGGCACATCGCTGAAGGCCGGATCGGGATTGGGGGTGTGCAACAGGCCCAAGAAGGCATTGCCACACGAGAAATCGGGGCGGCCATTCTGGGTGGTCACGCGCCAAGCGGCCAGTTCCAGCGGATCGTTAGGGGCCGCGCAGCCTAGGCTGGTGCTCAAGTTCTGACGCACGGGCACGGCCAGCGGCACCGGATTGGAAGGCCGCGACTGCACGAAATTCACGCCCGCCCGCGCCACCGTCCAGATTCCCAGCAGCGCCAGCGCCAGCACCAGCAGGGTGGCCGCGACTTGTCCGTAATGCGCCCGGTCTTGTTCGCCCCGGTCTGTGGCGGCGTCTATGGAGGCCGCGATCAGGAGGTCACCGACCACCTGCCCCAGTGCCAGCACGCTTGCCAGCACCGCCAACAGCACCCAACCTCCGCCGCCCAAGACATTCGGTACGCCCACTGCTCCTGCTGCCGCGCCTGCCAACAACCCCACCGCCCCGAACCCCAACAGGCCCGCCACCGCCGGACGCCACGCCAGCCGCGCCCGCACGGTCAGGAGGCCCAGTACGCCGCCCGACAACAGGCCGTACAGCGCTGCTACCAAGCCCAGTCCTGCCGTCAGTTGGCCCGCGCCGAAGGAATCTCCGAGCAGGCCGCCCCGGTAGATGCCCGCCAGACCCATGAGTGCGCCGACTGGCACGATGAGCAGACCAGCCGTGGCCCCCGCCGCGATGCCGCCGCGAATCCGCGCCTGTGCCCGCGAGAGGCCCAAGCGGGCAATCGGGAGCGCCCGCGTAGACAACGCCCCCGACAGCCCGAAGCCCACCATCACGCTGAGAACGGCGGCCAACGTGCCTACCACACCGCGCACATACGGTTGCCCTGCCGGAACCAGCGCCAGCACCAGCGATACCGCGCCCCTTGCCAGCAGCGCCCCAAGCAGCACGCCCAGCACCGCCGAAAAGCTCAGGCGGGCCACCACAGACCAAGGACTGAAACGGGGCAACAGACGCATCGGGAGCCAGAATACGGGAGCGGGCGGGGGCGCGGTTCAGGCCAATTCGTTTAGCAAACTCAGCCCGGTTTTTGGCCCACCATGACACCTAGCCCCACTGTTTTGCCACCATCTCGCCTCCAGCCTTCAGCAACAGATTGAACCTCTGGCCGCAACAATGCACCATCTGAGCTGAACCACGGAGAAACAAATGCTTCCCAGAGGCGGGCGGAATCGGGATGAGGGGCAAGAGTAGTGACGGTGAGGCCAGCAAAAGTCATGGCTTGGGCGTGCGTTGCCAACGGCCAAAAACAGGCTGCCCAATCTGAGCCGTCATGCGATGTCCGACGTTGGGCGTCGGTTAGTCCATGCAGCAGAATAGGTTCACCCAACATCATCACGCCGCCTCCTCGCAATAACCCAGCCAAGTGTTGTACAGCCAGTGGGCGCGTTTCCTCCAACATCTCTAGCGCGTCCAGCACGATTACTCCGTCAAATTGCCCCAACCCCGTAGGCGGATTGACCATTGACCCCAAAATAGTGTTGACACGGCCTGTTAGCCCGCGCGTTTTAATCTTGTGTGCGGCCATCTGTAGGGCGTCCGGGTCAGTGTCTAATAAAGTTAAGTTCCAGCCGAAATGGGCTGCCAAAAAGCAAGCGCTCTCGCCTGTGCCGCCGCCAGCATCCAGGACACGCGACCCAGCGCGTAGGCCGGAAAGTGTGGCGAGCGTGTAAGCGAGGGGGACGCCCCCCGGCCCCCACGTATCCTCCCAAGCAGAGAGACGATCAAAGGCGCGTTGGGTGTATTGATCCAAAACAGGTAGTTCAGCGAAGGCGTTCAAGGCGAACTCCAGCGCGGGCGCAAGGGTGTCAGTCAGGTCAAGCGACTGGAAAAGCAAGTAGCAGAGGCCAGTGCCGTTAGAATTGACTCCCGACGCCTTCACCCCGCACATGACAAGGGGCGGCAAAGGTGGGTAGATCAGGCCACGCTGCCCTTCCGGGTAAAACGTGGGCTGGGAGTCAATCTCTCATCCACCGAGTCTGAAGGATGCCAACCCCTCTGACCTCTGCCAGATGGCCTACTTTTGCTCCAGCACACTCAGTCCATACGCCGTATAAGCCGCCTCGTCACTCGGCGGGTGCGTCAGGCCAGCGCGGGCGTCTCTGAGCAGGCGCTCCAGCGGCAGCGCAGGCGTCAGGGCCGCGCCCCCCGCCGTCCTCACCGCCACATCGGTGGCGTTTACGGCGGCATTGGTGGCGTAGGCTTTGGCTGCCCCGATCAGGGGCACGGAGGTGCTGTCCGGGTGCGCGTCCCACTGCTGCGTGGCGGTGAATAAAAAGGCGCGGGCAGCGTGCAGCTCGGCGGCAATTCGGCCCACCTGTTCCTGCACGCGGGGCAGCGTGGCAATCGGCGCACCCAGCGCGGTAGGGGTACGCTGGCGGGCATAGGCGGTCAGCGCGTGCAGGGCGGCCCAGCCGACTCCCAAATAAGTGGCGGCGATGGCTGTCCAGAACCAAGCCGCACTGGCCGGATGCCCGCCGCTGGGAGGGGCATGCAAGCGGGCCGCTGCGCCGTCAAACACTACGTCATGGCTGCCGCTGCCGCGCAACGCCAAAGCGCCCGTCCACGTCGGCTCTATCGTCACGCCCGCCGCTTTCAGGTCTACCCAAAAGCGCCCGACTTGCCCGTCCGGTGTGGCGGCGTTCACCAGCGCAAAGTCCAGCGCCCGCGCTCCGGTGGCCCATGTTTTGCGGCCCGAAATACGCCAACCCATCTCATCGGGCGTGGCGGCAGTCCGGGGCAAGCCTCCACGAGAAGGGCTGCCCAGTTCCGGTTCGCTGGCGAGCGCATTGACTAGCTTTCCGTCAAGGCTGGCGTCGGCCAACGCTTTGAGCAGGTCATCCGGCAGGGTACGTCCCCCGAATGCCGCGCCCACGATATGCCCGTGCATCGCCAGAATCAGGGCCAGCCCCGCGCCCGCCTCGCCCAAGGTGGCCTGTGCCGCCGCGAATTGCGTCAGGCTCGCGCCCAAGCCGCCTTGAGTGGTGGGTAGGGTGAGGCGGGTGTATCCACTTTGGCGTAATGCTGTGGCAGCGCCCCCGGTCACGTCCTGCGCGGCTTCGCACTCTTGGGCGTGTTGGGCTATGGCCTGCGCCGCCCGCACCGTTACAGCTTGCTGCTCGGCGGTCAGGTGAGCGGTGGGGGAGAGGGTGGGCGCAGTCGCAGGCCAAGTTGTCACAGGTCAAGCTATCCCGTCAGGCACAGCGCCGACAGTTCTTTTCCAGACAGATGCCCTGCCGCGCCGCCCATCTCGCCACACTTCCAAGAGGCGAAGGTGCAGGCCATCCGCAACGCTTCCCGCGTAGATTGTCCACTGAAATAGGCCCAAGCGAAAGCCGAGAGCAGAGCGTCACCCGCGCCGTTGGTAGAAATTATGGGGCGGGTGAATACGGCGGGTTGATGGTGCGGCGGCTGCCCCCGTTCCGACATCAGCGCTCCATCAGCCCCCAGCGAAATCACGATCACTGCCGGGTCAGACCTTTCGCGGTAGTCCCGCAGCGCGTCTAGGGGCGGGACGGTCAGCCGTTCGGCACTGAGAAAAAGTACGTCGGCATGGGCCAAAAACGGTTGGTCATAGGGATGGGCTGGGCCGGGGGTGGCCTGCAAATCCGTCACGATCTGCACGCCCACCGTCCGTGCTACGGGCAACAGCGGGCGCGTCCAGCCCACGTTGGTCAGCACGGCTACGTCAGCCCCGGCTAACTCTACTCGGAACGCCTCTGCGTCAACGTTCAAGCCATCTGTGCCTTCAAATCCCGGTGAATCTGCCGTCCGCCATTCGGCCCCGACAGCACCAGCGACAGGGGCGTACCGAGCGCGTCCTGCACACAGGGGCGAATGCCAGCGCGGGTCAGTGTCATCCGAACCAGTTCTCCGGCAGGATCGCTTCCGGCAAAGGTCAGCAGGTTTATCTGTGCCCCCAGACGTGCCAAAGCGTGCGCCACGTTAAACCCCACCCCACTGACGCCCAGCGTGAGGTCGTGCGGGTAGGTGGTGTTCTCAGCGTCTGGCAGAGGCAAGATGGGTGTTTGTACATGAAGCTCCGTATTAGTATTCCCGGCCACCAGCACACGCAGGGGAGGAGGAGTGAACACGGCTCAGGCTAGCGCAGCCTTAGCCCCTCACCTGCCCCATGACACTTAGCGCAAAACAGAATATACTAAGCTCACTATGTCCTACACTCCGCGTGACTCCACGGCCAGAGACTCCGCCCGCAGCGTCATTCAGGCCCGTTTTCGTGCCAGTGTAGACAGCGATGTGAGTGGGTTGGCCGCTCAGCACTGCTTCGAGCGCCAACTGCTGACGCCCGATGGTATTCCCGCCGCGCAGCTGTGTATCGGTAGCCATGAGGCCGTGACGTACCTGATCTGGCAGTCCTTTGCTCCGGTTTGGGAAGGCGTGGTGTACATCTACGACGGCTTCCGCACCGAGCAAAACCGCTATCTGCACGCCAAATTGCACCTGACCTTGGCCCTCGCCGCAGCGGGCGACGAAGCCACCCCCGGCGTCAAGGCCGCGCTGATGGCCGCCGAACGCGCCCTGCACACGCTCTGGCTGGCGTGGGCGGGGCATCAGGCCACCACGACGGACGCTCTGGCGCGGGCTGTGACGGAGTTTGGCGATCTGTAGTGGGGACAATGCTGTCAATGGTCAGTGGGAAAGGCGTGGTGGCCGAGTTCTTCTGGCTCCAACCGGGTTCAAAGAATCTGAACATCAGCGGCAGTACACCACTGCGTTTCACGGCGTATAGCCCATAACCCTAGACTCGCCACACCTGCCGCATCCTGCCACTCTGGGGGATGCGGCCTGACATTCTTGTGGTCTGCTTGGCGGGGCCAGTCGTGCAGCCACTTGTGCCTTTATTCCGCCCTAGCCGCCGAGGTTCGTGATAAAACTAGGGGCGTACCACAGCTTAATTTCCGCACAGGTTGTACGGCAAGTTCGTTTGGCCCCTCTCTTTTTTTCCTATTGCTCGTGCTGTTTTTCACGAGCTTGTAGGAAGTACGGGAGAGTTTGGGGCGCTAGGAGGGCAGTCTTATCGAATACGCGAATTTTGTCATCATGCTGCTGATCGCCGTTGGAATTGGCGTGCTGGCCGTCATCGTCAGCGCCATCCTGGGGCCGAAAAAAGCCAGCCGCGCCAAACTGATGGCCTACGAGAGCGGCAACGATCCCGAAGGCGGCGGCGTGGGCACCGGCCAGCGCTTCCCGGTTCATTTTTACCTCGTCGCCATGTTGTTCATCATCTTCGACATCGAAACCGCCTTCTTTTACCCGCTGGCGGTGGCCTATCAGAAGCTGATTCCCTTCGCCTTCTATGAGGCGCTGGCCTTCGTGCTGTTGCTGCTGGTGGGCTACTACTACATCCTGCGAAAAGGGGTGCTGGAGTGGGCGTAACGGCGGCCCGGCAGTGAGTGCTGCGCCGCGTAACACACGTCTAAGAGTCTGAGAACAGCACACGGCTCTGGCAATCCCACACTCTTGATGCTCAGGCCCAGACCTTTAGACCCTTAGACAAGCTCCTTACACGCAAGCCAGAGGTAGATGTATGCCACTCAAAGAACTGTTCGAACGCGACTGGCAGGAACTGGAATCCGAAGGCGTCCTGTTTTCCAGCCTAGAAAAACTGGTGGCGTGGGGCCGCAGCAATTCCATGTGGCCCGCCACCTTCGGCCTCGCCTGCTGCGCCATCGAAATGATGAGCAGCACCGATGGACGCAACGATCTGGCCCGCTTCGGCTCCGAGGTGTTCCGCGCCTCGCCCCGGCAGGCCGACGTGATGATCGTGGCTGGACGCCTCAGCAAAAAAATGGCCCCGATTATGCGGCGGGTGTACGACCAGATGCCCGACCCCAAATGGGTGATCAGCATGGGCGCGTGCGCCAGCAGCGGCGGCATGTTCAACAACTACGCGATTGTGCAAAACGTAGACAGCGTGGTGCCCGTCGACATCTTCGTGCCCGGTTGCCCGCCTCGCCCCGAGGCTCTGATCTACGCCGTGATGCAGCTTCAGAAGAAAGTGCGCGGCGAAGCCTTTGACCAGTTGGGCCACCAGTTGCCGATGGTGGATGCGTGGACACGGTGAAGGGGGGAAGACTGTGACGGGCGGTAATGATGGTTCTGGCAGCGGCGAAAAGCTGACCGGACGCAATGCCAGCATGCAGAGTTCTCAGAGCCAACCCGTGCGGCCTGTGGCGGAAATCCGGCCCGTGCCCGTAGACGACCCCAGTGTGGGGCGGCATTCGCTGGCCGCGCAGGGCCTCAATCCTGCCGATCCCCGTGACGTGACCCCGCTGATGGCCGCGCTGGGCCTCATCGAAGACGACGCTGCCGAACCCACCGCCATCGTGCCCGCCGAGCAACTGCGCGACATTGCTATGCAGCTCAAAGCACGCGGCTTCATGCTGATGGACACGGTGGGCATCGACTACAGCGCCTACACCAGCCCGCGGCCCAAGCGTTTTGCGGTGCTGCACAACGTTTACCATCCCGACGACCACCGCCGCCTGTTCTTGCGCGTGTGGTTGCACGACGGCGAACCGCTGGACAGCCTGTATCCGGTCTGGAAGGCGGCCAACTACTTAGAGCGCGAGGTGTACGACTTGATGGGTGTGGAGTTTGTGGGTCACCCCGATTTGCGTAAAGTCCTGACGCCCGACGATCTGGAAGGCCACCCGCTCCGCAAGGATTTCCCGTTGGGCGAAACGCCGACGCTGTTCCGCGAGGGCCGTTTCCTTGACCCGGCCACCTTCCGCGCAGGCCTGAGCGGGCAGCAACGCGGCCTGACCGGATACCGGGGAGAGCTGCGCCGGGGCCAGGGCGAAGACCGGATGCCGCCCGTGATGCCGGAAGGTGGGCCGAAGTGAGCGGGGCGGTCAGTGGAAGCGTGCGAAGGGCGTCTAAGGGTCAAGGGTCACAGCGTTTATACACACAGTGTCTAAGAACAGAGCAGACCCAGACATTAGCGGCCCAGCACCTTAGACCCTCAGACCCTTTGACCCTTAGACCCGCGCTGGAGGCAACCCCATGACGGTCACACAGTCTAAAAAGCTTGCCCCCATCGAGCGCGATACCGAGAATTCGGGCGCACTGATGCACACCGAGATCATGAGCCTGAACGTGGGGCCGCAGCATCCCAGTACGCACGGCGTATTGCGGTTGGTGGTCGACATGGACGGCGAATACGTGATCAAGGTGACGCCGCACATGGGCTACCTGCACACGGGCTTCGAGAAAACCTTCGA includes the following:
- a CDS encoding SAM-dependent methyltransferase, coding for MCGVKASGVNSNGTGLCYLLFQSLDLTDTLAPALEFALNAFAELPVLDQYTQRAFDRLSAWEDTWGPGGVPLAYTLATLSGLRAGSRVLDAGGGTGESACFLAAHFGWNLTLLDTDPDALQMAAHKIKTRGLTGRVNTILGSMVNPPTGLGQFDGVIVLDALEMLEETRPLAVQHLAGLLRGGGVMMLGEPILLHGLTDAQRRTSHDGSDWAACFWPLATHAQAMTFAGLTVTTLAPHPDSARLWEAFVSPWFSSDGALLRPEVQSVAEGWRRDGGKTVGLGVMVGQKPG
- a CDS encoding carbohydrate kinase family protein, producing MFTPPPLRVLVAGNTNTELHVQTPILPLPDAENTTYPHDLTLGVSGVGFNVAHALARLGAQINLLTFAGSDPAGELVRMTLTRAGIRPCVQDALGTPLSLVLSGPNGGRQIHRDLKAQMA
- a CDS encoding phospholipase D-like domain-containing protein — translated: MRLLPRFSPWSVVARLSFSAVLGVLLGALLARGAVSLVLALVPAGQPYVRGVVGTLAAVLSVMVGFGLSGALSTRALPIARLGLSRAQARIRGGIAAGATAGLLIVPVGALMGLAGIYRGGLLGDSFGAGQLTAGLGLVAALYGLLSGGVLGLLTVRARLAWRPAVAGLLGFGAVGLLAGAAAGAVGVPNVLGGGGWVLLAVLASVLALGQVVGDLLIAASIDAATDRGEQDRAHYGQVAATLLVLALALLGIWTVARAGVNFVQSRPSNPVPLAVPVRQNLSTSLGCAAPNDPLELAAWRVTTQNGRPDFSCGNAFLGLLHTPNPDPAFSDVPPTPHGGFDGLAAQMADAKREVLFAVMEWDDEPGRGPGAVLAGGVAQLYEQVRANPAAYPDGVTVRIALGNFPVPVNLDWGPQVYAAARDLLAAGVPLTDAARKWRVEVANYSGTFPHSHAKLLVTDGVDLTVMGFNVGPLHLDSAKNGGYGGNVRDLGVRVRGPVAADGLNVFDDLWTRSSLLSCAPDVTAATVQRACRLGEAAKATHPQGTDQVQIGVKGRERVFSLYRREGFRAADDATVNMIGAATQTIDLMHVSFSMSVGCNLALLNPGLCTFDEALPWMEALADAAGRGVQIRALLYEHGFLGLENRVGLAVLRRELERRGVADRLEARWYPGAVHAKTLLLDGRMLLVGSQNLHYSSWTPRGLNEYTLATSAPAATAGYAREFAFFWNKAQPAELPGWLSGAGGEVD
- a CDS encoding acyl-CoA dehydrogenase family protein, coding for MTTWPATAPTLSPTAHLTAEQQAVTVRAAQAIAQHAQECEAAQDVTGGAATALRQSGYTRLTLPTTQGGLGASLTQFAAAQATLGEAGAGLALILAMHGHIVGAAFGGRTLPDDLLKALADASLDGKLVNALASEPELGSPSRGGLPRTAATPDEMGWRISGRKTWATGARALDFALVNAATPDGQVGRFWVDLKAAGVTIEPTWTGALALRGSGSHDVVFDGAAARLHAPPSGGHPASAAWFWTAIAATYLGVGWAALHALTAYARQRTPTALGAPIATLPRVQEQVGRIAAELHAARAFLFTATQQWDAHPDSTSVPLIGAAKAYATNAAVNATDVAVRTAGGAALTPALPLERLLRDARAGLTHPPSDEAAYTAYGLSVLEQK
- a CDS encoding NuoB/complex I 20 kDa subunit family protein encodes the protein MPLKELFERDWQELESEGVLFSSLEKLVAWGRSNSMWPATFGLACCAIEMMSSTDGRNDLARFGSEVFRASPRQADVMIVAGRLSKKMAPIMRRVYDQMPDPKWVISMGACASSGGMFNNYAIVQNVDSVVPVDIFVPGCPPRPEALIYAVMQLQKKVRGEAFDQLGHQLPMVDAWTR
- a CDS encoding NADH-quinone oxidoreductase subunit A, with translation MLLIAVGIGVLAVIVSAILGPKKASRAKLMAYESGNDPEGGGVGTGQRFPVHFYLVAMLFIIFDIETAFFYPLAVAYQKLIPFAFYEALAFVLLLLVGYYYILRKGVLEWA
- a CDS encoding NADH-quinone oxidoreductase subunit C; the encoded protein is MTGGNDGSGSGEKLTGRNASMQSSQSQPVRPVAEIRPVPVDDPSVGRHSLAAQGLNPADPRDVTPLMAALGLIEDDAAEPTAIVPAEQLRDIAMQLKARGFMLMDTVGIDYSAYTSPRPKRFAVLHNVYHPDDHRRLFLRVWLHDGEPLDSLYPVWKAANYLEREVYDLMGVEFVGHPDLRKVLTPDDLEGHPLRKDFPLGETPTLFREGRFLDPATFRAGLSGQQRGLTGYRGELRRGQGEDRMPPVMPEGGPK
- a CDS encoding carbohydrate kinase family protein, producing MNVDAEAFRVELAGADVAVLTNVGWTRPLLPVARTVGVQIVTDLQATPGPAHPYDQPFLAHADVLFLSAERLTVPPLDALRDYRERSDPAVIVISLGADGALMSERGQPPHHQPAVFTRPIISTNGAGDALLSAFAWAYFSGQSTREALRMACTFASWKCGEMGGAAGHLSGKELSALCLTG